One window of the Enterobacter huaxiensis genome contains the following:
- a CDS encoding ABC transporter permease — protein MANFPVIELSHISRSFGSGNAAVTVLKDISLRVNAGEMLAIIGASGSGKSTLMNILGCLDKPSEGEMRIMDVSTQVASSEQLAQLRSQYLGFIFQRYHLMPYLTAIENVTIPALYTDMPAHERQSRAESLLNRLGLGNRLHYRPAQLSGGQQQRVSIARALMNGAPVILADEPTGALDSTSGKELMAILHGLHQSGHTLIIVTHDRSIAEQCQRIVEIHDGQIVADRVNPAIPQVTSQGLPTITTTGRTPLWQSIKEAVRMAWRSLLGHRIRAFLSMLGIIIGISSVVSSMAVGEGARQNILSQISQLGTSTIEIQPGLGWDQPRPDFERSLTLDDVELLGKQPFIDSLSPVVSKTVRAIRGGKQVLVSLSGVSNGFFRVQGLHFIAGNRFTPRDLDDREPVVIIDPNISSTLFGEGKDPLGDIIQLSGVPFRIIGVADKKGPKYIGEQLAAWIPYTSLLERMSGDTPLQSITLRIADGYPIEVAQQQVEQLLDSAHGKRDFFTMTNDQLTKTIRKTSESMTLLITAIAGISLLVGGVGVMNIMLVSVTERTHEIGIRLSVGARPVDIMRQFLIEAMVICTLGGLIGIIGSGVAGLIFSQITQEFTMIFTWPPILLACGFSALIGLGFGFFPARNAARLHPTEALARE, from the coding sequence ATGGCTAACTTTCCGGTTATCGAGCTTTCGCATATTTCTCGTAGTTTCGGTTCAGGCAATGCGGCCGTCACCGTATTGAAGGATATTTCCCTGCGCGTTAATGCCGGCGAGATGTTAGCCATTATTGGCGCATCGGGATCGGGAAAATCGACGCTGATGAATATCCTTGGCTGCCTGGATAAGCCGTCGGAAGGCGAAATGCGCATTATGGACGTGTCTACGCAGGTGGCCAGCAGTGAACAACTGGCCCAGCTTCGCAGCCAGTATCTGGGGTTTATTTTTCAACGCTATCATCTGATGCCCTATCTGACGGCCATTGAGAACGTCACGATCCCGGCGCTATATACGGATATGCCCGCTCACGAACGTCAATCGCGGGCTGAGTCTCTGCTGAACCGTTTAGGGTTAGGTAACCGCCTGCACTACCGGCCTGCCCAGCTTTCGGGTGGTCAGCAGCAGCGCGTCAGTATCGCGCGCGCCCTGATGAACGGCGCGCCTGTGATCCTCGCCGATGAGCCTACCGGTGCGCTGGATAGCACCAGCGGCAAGGAGCTGATGGCGATTTTGCATGGTCTCCATCAGTCCGGGCATACGCTGATTATCGTGACCCACGACCGAAGCATTGCAGAGCAGTGCCAGCGCATCGTTGAAATCCATGATGGCCAGATTGTCGCCGATCGCGTCAACCCGGCTATACCGCAGGTGACATCTCAGGGGTTACCGACCATTACCACCACCGGGCGAACGCCGCTCTGGCAGAGCATAAAAGAGGCTGTGCGTATGGCGTGGCGCTCTCTTTTGGGCCACCGTATCCGGGCGTTTCTCTCCATGCTCGGCATTATTATCGGCATCTCTTCAGTCGTCTCTTCCATGGCGGTGGGTGAGGGCGCGCGGCAAAATATTCTTAGCCAGATAAGCCAGCTTGGTACAAGCACCATCGAGATCCAGCCCGGACTGGGGTGGGATCAGCCGCGTCCGGACTTCGAACGCTCATTGACCCTCGATGATGTAGAGCTCCTCGGCAAGCAGCCTTTTATCGATAGCCTTTCACCTGTCGTCAGTAAGACCGTAAGAGCGATTCGTGGAGGCAAACAGGTACTGGTTTCACTGTCGGGCGTCAGCAACGGGTTCTTTCGCGTGCAGGGTCTGCATTTTATTGCCGGAAACCGTTTTACGCCGCGCGATCTCGACGATCGTGAGCCGGTGGTGATCATTGATCCCAACATCAGCAGCACGCTGTTTGGCGAGGGGAAGGATCCGCTGGGCGACATCATCCAACTGTCCGGCGTCCCATTCCGAATTATTGGCGTGGCGGATAAAAAAGGGCCGAAGTATATCGGTGAGCAGCTCGCCGCATGGATCCCCTATACCTCCCTGCTGGAACGTATGTCAGGTGATACGCCGCTGCAGTCAATTACGCTCCGTATTGCTGACGGCTACCCCATTGAAGTCGCTCAGCAGCAGGTTGAACAACTGCTCGACTCTGCCCATGGCAAGCGTGACTTCTTTACCATGACCAACGATCAGCTGACGAAAACGATCCGCAAAACGTCGGAGTCGATGACGCTGCTGATCACCGCGATTGCGGGGATCTCTCTTCTGGTCGGGGGCGTTGGCGTGATGAACATCATGCTGGTCTCCGTGACGGAAAGAACGCATGAAATTGGCATTCGTCTCTCGGTGGGGGCCCGCCCGGTAGACATCATGCGGCAGTTCCTGATCGAAGCGATGGTTATTTGTACGCTTGGTGGTCTGATCGGCATTATCGGCTCAGGCGTG
- a CDS encoding efflux RND transporter periplasmic adaptor subunit encodes MLATRNRKAFLALSVLVVILLIAGGWGVHNMMSGTAAPVITHVIDRGDIEKTVLATGILKPSAQVNVGAQVNGQLKKLYVRAGDRVRKDQLLAEIDPTLQLSELRKSEAELESAIAQKQASQFTLKQYQLELKRQLQMDRDGSGMKSNLEQSQAKVDTQKAQIKVNEAQIVQAQMALETAKANLGYTRIVAPVDGQVLGIVTKEGQTVVSSQTAPTILVLANVDTMTVQTRISETDILKVHPGQPLSFYVVAEPKHRYHSVMGALQDAPNDALQDESVSAQSQQPSAVYYNGVFTVPNPEHLLRTSMTAQVFIVTEQAKNVLRLPVMALGQPQGGDSYYVQVMKGDIPEQRLVRVGINDRQYIEVIDGLHEGERVVMQPSAGTANG; translated from the coding sequence ATGCTGGCAACCCGAAACCGCAAGGCATTCCTTGCGTTGTCGGTGCTGGTGGTCATCCTGCTGATAGCCGGAGGGTGGGGAGTACATAACATGATGTCTGGCACCGCCGCGCCGGTAATCACGCACGTCATCGACCGTGGTGACATCGAAAAAACCGTGCTGGCGACCGGGATCCTCAAACCTTCAGCCCAGGTCAATGTGGGGGCTCAGGTTAACGGGCAGCTAAAAAAGCTGTATGTCCGCGCCGGGGATCGGGTGCGTAAAGATCAGCTGCTGGCTGAAATTGACCCCACGCTGCAGCTGAGCGAACTGCGTAAATCAGAGGCCGAGCTGGAGAGTGCAATCGCGCAGAAGCAGGCTTCACAGTTCACCTTAAAGCAGTATCAGCTCGAGCTTAAACGACAGCTGCAGATGGATCGTGACGGTTCGGGAATGAAAAGCAACCTGGAGCAGTCGCAGGCCAAAGTCGATACCCAAAAGGCGCAGATCAAAGTCAACGAGGCGCAAATCGTACAAGCGCAGATGGCACTGGAAACCGCGAAAGCCAACCTGGGATATACGCGCATCGTCGCGCCCGTGGATGGTCAGGTGTTGGGAATTGTCACCAAAGAGGGGCAAACCGTGGTCTCGTCACAAACGGCGCCGACCATCCTGGTGCTGGCAAATGTCGACACCATGACCGTACAAACTCGAATTTCAGAAACCGACATTCTCAAAGTTCATCCGGGCCAGCCGCTGTCGTTCTATGTCGTTGCCGAACCTAAACATCGTTATCACAGCGTTATGGGCGCGCTTCAGGATGCCCCCAACGACGCTTTGCAGGATGAGAGCGTGAGCGCGCAGTCACAACAGCCTTCCGCTGTGTATTACAACGGTGTATTTACCGTGCCGAACCCTGAGCATCTTCTCCGTACCTCAATGACGGCACAGGTGTTTATCGTCACCGAGCAGGCCAAAAACGTGCTGCGGTTGCCGGTGATGGCCCTCGGCCAGCCGCAGGGGGGAGACAGTTACTATGTCCAGGTGATGAAGGGCGATATCCCGGAGCAGCGGCTCGTTCGCGTCGGGATTAACGACAGACAGTATATCGAAGTGATCGATGGCCTTCATGAAGGCGAACGCGTGGTGATGCAACCTTCCGCAGGGACCGCAAATGGCTAA
- a CDS encoding peptidase domain-containing ABC transporter — translation MDNVIPKIVYQAETNECALACISMLAETQGIHAPLEELRERFPASSHGTALSTMCDILSELAVPAYPVAFDLNEISELPLPAILHYGASHYVLLAYRQGSYVCVMNPAIGEQLLPVAALKTEISGYALVLDQESGGATPSVDQQKRTRRFRALECMSLKQTAAIPGIYRLMLLAFLVSLTLFIMPIMVSTAINNVFSSGGEKTFPYFYYLLAFVVSTLLAFVVRSVTERFIKRFVVMQSVSGFASLLSNSLSFFEKRSPGEIYSRFSNWQIAAAQKIELDNGLRIDWVVGVIALAVMCYISPLLAAISAVGVTLMGLVSVWAIFRDRYYTQQIQVKSAEQSDFLLESIQGFATLKSAGLKGQRQTDFAGYALSLFDFRQKQKVYEQVKSSLYQLIGSLEMVFFMFLALPLLKDNRISLGEFFAYSFVRQIFTAYITQIFFSILQKNQLHVIDTRAADLFPQVKKEGDGTELPPLAQFTHQLSYRGVQFAYEPGKPVLQDLSLEVFRGETLAIIGESGAGKSTLLKAISGLIEPQVGDILADGQPVSTRQAHKLLFLQSQEDILFNTSVLQNITLFDRHHDAVKQLRIDKSLRDLNLAEAIDRLPGKQNALIRESHPALSLGQRQRLMLARAMYSDCPVMVLDEPTANLDEQTALQVMQTLIDHCSEYGKTLITVTHSETALPLFDRVCVLKDGQVKTFLREVSVANETQGELA, via the coding sequence ATGGACAATGTCATTCCAAAAATAGTTTATCAGGCTGAGACGAATGAATGTGCGCTGGCCTGTATTTCAATGCTGGCTGAAACGCAGGGTATTCATGCACCTCTGGAAGAGCTGCGCGAGCGTTTCCCTGCATCCTCTCACGGCACTGCGCTGTCAACGATGTGCGACATTCTGAGCGAGCTAGCCGTCCCGGCCTATCCGGTGGCGTTCGATTTGAACGAGATCTCCGAACTCCCTTTACCGGCCATTTTGCACTACGGTGCAAGCCATTATGTCCTGCTGGCCTACCGTCAGGGCAGCTATGTTTGCGTTATGAACCCCGCCATTGGGGAGCAGTTGCTTCCTGTCGCCGCGTTGAAAACAGAAATCAGCGGCTATGCGCTGGTACTCGACCAGGAGAGCGGCGGGGCCACACCGTCAGTGGATCAACAAAAGCGCACCCGTCGTTTCCGCGCGCTGGAATGTATGAGCCTGAAGCAGACTGCTGCCATTCCGGGTATTTACCGACTGATGCTGCTGGCATTTCTGGTCTCGCTGACCCTGTTTATCATGCCAATAATGGTCAGCACCGCCATCAACAACGTATTCTCGTCCGGAGGCGAAAAGACTTTCCCGTATTTTTATTACCTGCTGGCGTTTGTCGTGTCGACCCTGTTGGCCTTTGTTGTACGCAGCGTAACAGAGCGCTTTATCAAGCGATTTGTGGTGATGCAAAGCGTGAGCGGCTTTGCCAGCCTGTTAAGCAACTCGCTCTCCTTTTTTGAAAAGCGCAGCCCGGGTGAAATCTACAGCCGCTTCTCCAACTGGCAGATAGCGGCCGCTCAAAAAATCGAACTGGATAACGGCCTGCGAATCGACTGGGTGGTTGGCGTCATTGCATTAGCGGTGATGTGCTATATCAGCCCATTGCTTGCGGCAATATCTGCCGTGGGCGTGACGTTAATGGGGCTGGTTAGCGTATGGGCCATCTTCCGCGATCGTTATTATACGCAGCAAATTCAGGTTAAAAGTGCGGAGCAAAGCGACTTTCTGCTGGAATCTATCCAGGGCTTCGCGACGCTGAAATCGGCGGGCCTGAAGGGGCAGCGTCAGACGGATTTTGCCGGCTATGCGTTATCCCTTTTTGATTTCAGACAGAAACAAAAAGTTTATGAGCAGGTGAAAAGCAGTCTCTATCAGCTGATCGGCAGCCTTGAAATGGTCTTTTTCATGTTTCTGGCCTTACCGCTGCTGAAAGATAACCGTATCTCGTTAGGAGAGTTCTTCGCCTATAGCTTTGTACGCCAGATTTTTACCGCCTACATCACGCAAATCTTTTTCTCGATTCTTCAGAAGAACCAGCTGCATGTCATTGATACGCGTGCCGCTGACCTGTTCCCGCAGGTTAAAAAAGAGGGGGACGGTACTGAACTACCGCCTCTGGCACAGTTTACTCATCAGCTCAGCTACCGTGGGGTACAGTTTGCCTATGAGCCAGGTAAACCGGTACTTCAGGATCTTTCTCTGGAGGTCTTCCGTGGCGAAACGCTGGCCATTATCGGTGAGTCAGGGGCAGGGAAAAGTACGCTTCTGAAAGCGATTTCCGGGCTAATTGAACCTCAGGTGGGCGACATTCTGGCTGATGGACAGCCGGTGAGCACGCGTCAGGCGCATAAGCTTTTATTCCTGCAGAGCCAGGAAGACATTCTGTTCAACACCAGCGTCCTGCAAAACATCACGCTTTTTGATCGTCACCACGATGCCGTGAAGCAGTTGCGTATTGATAAATCCTTACGCGATCTGAACCTCGCCGAGGCGATCGATCGTCTACCGGGTAAACAAAATGCGCTGATTCGTGAAAGCCATCCCGCGCTCTCCCTTGGGCAGCGCCAGCGGCTGATGCTGGCACGTGCGATGTATAGCGATTGCCCGGTCATGGTGCTGGACGAGCCGACAGCCAACCTTGATGAACAAACCGCGTTGCAGGTGATGCAAACCCTTATTGACCACTGCAGTGAATATGGAAAAACGCTTATCACGGTAACGCACAGCGAAACGGCATTGCCTTTATTTGACCGCGTCTGCGTGCTGAAAGATGGGCAAGTCAAAACGTTCCTGCGCGAAGTCTCCGTTGCCAATGAGACTCAGGGAGAGCTGGCGTGA
- a CDS encoding ABC transporter has protein sequence MKFYALWCALFWRNFTARCQWLVYKLQLIGYRAHCLLFRRLHYRIVFGFAHIRRFLKLVPRNVKLRAAVAESNRQCLLDDKKKFDYVWLTQRRQLLIQAVTYGQNRRLLRELAACSAQLNSVVEPLQRAGQPVILAPLHMVSDVLTTMVGAAAYPGKATVITSRSADAHSEAERQLGGVDLTYCSIHEDNKNIAGNLMKSVMEAAENKRNIILFPDITPDFTHFATKDKVEKLHCNLFNRPASLHSGIIRLARMMSAQVVFYHLYFDKGLKIYIHNPVTAKSLKAEMPRIIEQSIRDYSTDWMLWHSHSLFFIND, from the coding sequence ATGAAATTTTATGCCCTGTGGTGCGCGCTGTTTTGGCGAAATTTCACTGCCAGGTGCCAGTGGCTGGTATATAAACTTCAGCTGATTGGCTACAGGGCACATTGTTTATTATTCCGGCGCTTGCATTACCGTATTGTGTTTGGGTTTGCACATATCAGGCGATTTTTAAAACTAGTACCACGCAATGTGAAGCTGCGTGCAGCGGTTGCAGAGTCTAACCGCCAATGCTTACTCGATGATAAAAAGAAATTTGATTATGTCTGGCTGACTCAGAGAAGGCAGCTGCTGATTCAGGCTGTGACCTACGGACAAAACCGCCGGCTATTGCGAGAGTTGGCAGCCTGTTCGGCACAGCTTAATAGCGTTGTCGAGCCGCTTCAGCGGGCAGGGCAGCCGGTGATCCTTGCTCCACTGCATATGGTTTCGGATGTTTTGACTACGATGGTGGGGGCAGCGGCGTACCCTGGAAAAGCAACGGTGATCACCTCGCGCAGTGCGGACGCCCATTCCGAAGCCGAGCGACAGCTGGGAGGCGTAGATCTTACTTATTGTTCAATTCATGAAGATAATAAAAATATTGCCGGTAATTTAATGAAATCGGTGATGGAGGCGGCAGAAAACAAGCGCAATATTATTTTGTTCCCAGATATCACTCCCGACTTCACCCACTTTGCCACTAAAGATAAGGTTGAGAAATTACATTGCAACTTGTTTAATCGGCCGGCTTCTTTACATAGCGGGATTATCCGATTGGCCAGAATGATGTCGGCGCAGGTGGTGTTTTATCATCTCTATTTTGATAAGGGATTAAAGATATACATCCATAACCCTGTAACCGCAAAAAGTCTGAAGGCAGAAATGCCTCGTATTATTGAACAAAGTATTCGTGATTATTCGACTGACTGGATGCTATGGCATTCACACTCGCTGTTTTTTATAAATGATTAA
- a CDS encoding DsbA family protein, translated as MKKRILYVLAYTVFVAVVSAVITTAWFHTFVLNQSSDDGQQVLTSISAEKLTQSPIADGQDIIEIFSYGCHYCEINEKNVEALEKSMPAGKKLVRLHFSLDNQGGLARYAPVFATLQVMGIEEAYRQSAYDAVMKHKIDLGDPAKRDAWLEDNKIDVAEYRKISQSAEVKKRLDYMTRVSQYYDINATPTFIVAKKWVAIQDRDFPSFSEKLLSILKTGKAPE; from the coding sequence ATGAAAAAAAGAATTCTCTACGTGCTGGCATATACCGTTTTTGTTGCGGTTGTTTCAGCGGTGATTACCACAGCCTGGTTCCATACTTTTGTCTTAAACCAAAGCAGTGATGATGGGCAGCAGGTGCTGACGTCAATTTCAGCTGAAAAACTGACCCAAAGCCCAATAGCTGATGGGCAAGACATTATTGAGATCTTCTCGTACGGTTGCCATTATTGCGAGATAAACGAAAAGAATGTCGAGGCGCTGGAAAAAAGTATGCCTGCCGGGAAAAAGCTGGTGCGCCTTCATTTCAGTCTGGACAACCAGGGCGGTCTGGCGCGCTATGCACCCGTCTTCGCAACCCTTCAGGTAATGGGCATTGAAGAAGCGTATCGGCAGAGCGCTTATGATGCCGTTATGAAGCATAAAATTGATTTAGGCGACCCGGCAAAGCGTGACGCATGGCTGGAAGACAATAAAATTGATGTCGCTGAATACCGTAAAATTAGCCAGTCCGCGGAAGTAAAAAAACGTCTGGATTATATGACTCGTGTTTCTCAATATTATGATATCAATGCTACCCCGACCTTTATTGTTGCTAAAAAATGGGTTGCTATTCAGGACCGTGATTTCCCATCATTTTCTGAAAAATTGCTCTCAATTTTGAAAACAGGTAAAGCACCGGAGTAA
- a CDS encoding DUF4762 family protein encodes MKKINMSEASAVVGGTTTCVNSFELNLVGDATVCNAVKTCTDKNGVVTKTFTAAAIINCGNVG; translated from the coding sequence ATGAAAAAAATCAATATGTCTGAAGCAAGCGCAGTTGTTGGCGGTACCACTACTTGTGTCAACAGCTTCGAACTGAATCTGGTTGGCGATGCTACTGTTTGTAATGCAGTGAAAACCTGTACTGACAAAAATGGCGTTGTGACTAAAACCTTCACGGCTGCAGCAATCATCAACTGCGGTAACGTAGGCTAA
- the dnaQ gene encoding DNA polymerase III subunit epsilon translates to MSTAITRQIVLDTETTGMNQIGAHYEGHKIIEIGAVEVVNRRLTGNNFHVYLKPDRLVDPEAFGVHGIADEFLLDKPTFADVADEFLEYIKGAELVIHNASFDIGFMDYEFSKLNRDIPKTNTFCKVTDSLALARKMFPGKRNSLDALCSRYEIDNTKRTLHGALLDAQILADVYLTMTGGQTSMKFSTENDSQQTQGEAGIQRVVRQASRLRVVLASDEELLNHESRLDLVQKKGGSCMWRA, encoded by the coding sequence ATGAGCACTGCAATTACTCGCCAGATTGTTCTTGATACCGAAACCACCGGTATGAACCAGATCGGCGCGCACTACGAAGGGCACAAGATCATCGAGATCGGTGCCGTTGAGGTGGTGAACCGTCGTCTGACGGGGAACAATTTCCACGTTTACCTCAAGCCCGACCGGCTGGTGGACCCGGAAGCGTTCGGTGTTCACGGGATTGCCGATGAGTTTTTGCTGGATAAACCCACCTTTGCCGATGTCGCGGACGAATTCCTCGAGTACATCAAAGGGGCTGAGCTCGTCATTCATAACGCATCGTTCGATATCGGCTTTATGGATTATGAATTCAGCAAGCTGAACCGCGATATTCCGAAGACCAACACCTTCTGTAAAGTGACCGATAGCCTGGCGCTGGCGAGGAAGATGTTCCCCGGCAAGCGTAACAGCCTCGATGCGCTCTGCTCGCGCTATGAGATAGACAACACCAAGCGTACGCTGCACGGCGCATTGCTCGATGCCCAGATTCTGGCGGATGTTTATCTGACGATGACCGGCGGCCAGACGTCGATGAAGTTCAGTACGGAAAATGATTCCCAGCAGACGCAGGGTGAAGCGGGCATTCAGCGCGTTGTGCGTCAGGCGAGCCGGTTGCGGGTTGTTTTAGCCAGCGATGAAGAGCTGCTTAACCATGAATCTCGCCTCGATCTCGTGCAGAAGAAGGGCGGAAGCTGTATGTGGCGTGCATAA
- the rnhA gene encoding ribonuclease HI, whose product MVSVSRTIWRVIAVLIAVIYVRLIVLLNVSNTGSLPEMRKQVEIFTDGSCLGNPGPGGYGAIMRYREHEKTFSEGYFLTTNNRMELMAAIVALEALKEHCDVVLSTDSQYVRQGITQWIHNWKKRGWKTADKKPVKNVDLWKRLDAALGQHQIKWEWVKGHAGHPENERCDELARAAASNPAHEDTGYQPES is encoded by the coding sequence GTGGTTTCGGTATCAAGAACAATCTGGCGAGTAATTGCAGTGCTCATAGCGGTCATTTATGTCAGACTTATCGTTTTACTGAACGTTTCGAATACAGGAAGTCTACCAGAGATGCGTAAACAGGTAGAAATTTTCACCGATGGATCTTGTCTCGGCAACCCGGGGCCAGGCGGCTATGGCGCAATCATGCGCTACCGCGAGCACGAAAAAACCTTTAGCGAAGGCTATTTCCTGACGACAAACAACCGCATGGAGCTGATGGCGGCCATCGTCGCGCTGGAAGCCTTAAAGGAACACTGCGACGTTGTACTGAGTACCGATAGCCAGTACGTACGCCAGGGCATCACCCAGTGGATACACAACTGGAAAAAACGCGGCTGGAAAACGGCAGATAAAAAGCCGGTTAAAAACGTTGATCTCTGGAAGCGTCTGGATGCGGCACTAGGCCAGCACCAAATCAAATGGGAATGGGTCAAGGGCCATGCGGGCCATCCGGAAAACGAACGCTGCGACGAGCTGGCGCGTGCGGCTGCGTCCAATCCGGCCCATGAGGACACAGGCTACCAGCCTGAATCCTGA
- a CDS encoding class I SAM-dependent methyltransferase — MKPARIPQTVAAPERWAELPWGEYYREALELQLKPWLAKMYGFHLLKIGNLSAEINTESCAISHQVNVSLDGSPVQVKADPLHLPFAEKSVDACLLAHTLPWCSDPHRLLREADRVLIDDGWLILSGFNPLSLMGMRKLVPVLRRTPPYNSRMFTMMRQLDWLSLLNFEVLSYGGFQVLPWARKGGVVLSTHLPALGCMQFIVARKRTIPLTLNPMKQSKSKTQIRQTVGATRQYRKP, encoded by the coding sequence ATGAAACCGGCAAGGATACCTCAGACTGTCGCAGCACCGGAACGTTGGGCAGAATTGCCCTGGGGTGAATACTATCGCGAGGCATTAGAACTACAGCTTAAGCCCTGGCTCGCAAAAATGTATGGTTTTCACCTGCTTAAGATTGGCAATCTCAGCGCGGAAATCAATACCGAAAGCTGCGCTATCTCTCATCAGGTTAATGTTTCTCTCGATGGATCGCCCGTTCAGGTCAAAGCGGACCCGCTGCATTTGCCGTTTGCGGAGAAATCCGTTGATGCCTGCCTGCTTGCGCATACCTTACCCTGGTGTAGCGATCCCCATCGCCTGTTACGCGAAGCCGATCGCGTCCTGATTGATGACGGCTGGCTGATACTGAGCGGCTTCAATCCGCTGAGCTTAATGGGGATGCGTAAGCTGGTGCCGGTGTTACGCCGCACGCCGCCCTATAACAGCCGCATGTTTACCATGATGCGTCAGCTGGACTGGCTTTCGCTGCTAAACTTCGAAGTGCTCAGCTACGGTGGCTTTCAGGTGCTGCCCTGGGCGCGGAAGGGCGGGGTCGTGTTGAGCACGCATTTACCGGCCCTGGGCTGTATGCAGTTTATTGTGGCGCGTAAGCGAACAATTCCGCTTACGCTCAACCCAATGAAGCAGAGTAAATCGAAAACGCAGATTCGTCAGACCGTTGGCGCCACGCGGCAGTACAGAAAACCCTGA
- the gloB gene encoding hydroxyacylglutathione hydrolase: MNLISIPAFEDNYIWVLVDDDRRCIIVDPGESAPVLQAIKENRWQPEAILLTHHHHDHVGGVPDLLAQFPHLAVYGPAETQDKGTTQVVEEGENVLIRGYEFSVFATPGHTSGHICYYSKPYLFCGDTLFSGGCGRLFEGTPAQMYQSLQKINALPDDTLICCAHEYTLGNMKFAASILPDDRAIQDYYLKVKELRAKNQNTLPVTLKNERKINVFLRTNDIDLINKINQETNLQQPDARFAWLRSKKDNFR; the protein is encoded by the coding sequence ATGAATCTTATCAGTATTCCTGCCTTTGAGGACAATTACATCTGGGTTTTAGTTGACGACGATCGCCGCTGTATCATCGTCGATCCGGGCGAATCCGCGCCGGTTTTGCAGGCTATAAAGGAAAATCGCTGGCAGCCTGAAGCGATACTCCTCACCCATCACCATCACGATCATGTTGGCGGCGTGCCTGACCTGCTCGCACAGTTTCCGCATCTGGCGGTTTACGGACCGGCCGAGACACAGGATAAGGGGACGACGCAAGTAGTCGAAGAGGGCGAAAATGTCCTCATACGGGGATACGAATTTTCCGTATTTGCCACACCAGGTCACACTTCCGGACATATTTGTTACTACAGCAAACCTTATCTTTTTTGCGGTGACACGCTGTTTTCTGGCGGCTGCGGAAGGCTTTTTGAAGGTACTCCAGCTCAAATGTATCAATCTTTACAGAAAATTAACGCACTACCCGACGATACGCTCATATGTTGCGCGCATGAGTATACATTAGGGAATATGAAGTTTGCTGCGAGCATTTTACCTGACGATCGCGCCATTCAGGATTATTACCTGAAAGTGAAGGAGTTACGTGCAAAAAACCAAAATACACTCCCCGTAACTCTTAAAAATGAGCGTAAAATAAATGTATTTCTAAGAACCAATGATATTGATTTAATTAACAAAATTAACCAAGAAACAAATTTGCAACAACCAGACGCGCGATTTGCATGGTTAAGGTCAAAGAAAGATAACTTCAGATAA